In one Halofilum ochraceum genomic region, the following are encoded:
- a CDS encoding DegQ family serine endoprotease, with protein MRTQIPMLTPAILGVALLLGATAPASAADRVPDFTQIVETNRSAVVHIATTQTVERGSGNLPEGLMERLPPDSPFREFFERFERGGPEQQRERSSLGSGFVISEDGYVLTNAHVVNEADQIIVKMDDRQEYEAEVVGVDKPSDVALLKIDAEGLDTVELGDSEELNVGQWVLAIGSPFGLEHTATQGIVSALNRNLPNDTYTPFIQTDVAVNPGNSGGPLFNGEGEVIGINSQIFSRSGGYMGLSFAVPINTAMDVVEQLKEHGRVERGYLGVNIQPIDRGLAESFSLDKPIGALVSETVPDSPAARAGLKAGDVILEFDGQEVAEAADLPPMVGRTPAGETVEVVVLRDGERKTIEVELGELSEYDEDAEPSGNDGDGAEESSLNVAVRELTQEERQELGLRGRGLLVQRVGAGPIAEAGIRPGDILLRLGREELTSVEQLKETVKSLPRDQPVAVQIRRGDNTLFVSLTLPTKD; from the coding sequence ATGCGGACGCAAATTCCGATGCTCACTCCGGCCATACTTGGTGTGGCCCTTCTCCTCGGCGCCACGGCACCCGCGAGCGCCGCAGACCGGGTGCCCGATTTCACGCAGATCGTGGAGACCAACCGCAGCGCGGTCGTGCACATTGCGACCACCCAGACCGTCGAGCGGGGGTCGGGCAATCTGCCCGAAGGCCTGATGGAACGTCTGCCTCCGGACAGCCCTTTCCGCGAGTTCTTCGAGCGCTTTGAGCGCGGCGGGCCGGAACAGCAGCGCGAACGCAGTTCGCTCGGTTCCGGCTTCGTCATCTCCGAAGACGGCTATGTGCTTACCAACGCGCACGTGGTCAACGAGGCCGACCAGATCATCGTAAAAATGGACGACCGCCAGGAATACGAGGCGGAGGTCGTGGGCGTGGACAAGCCCAGCGACGTGGCCCTGCTCAAGATCGACGCCGAAGGACTGGATACGGTCGAGCTCGGGGACTCCGAGGAACTCAATGTCGGGCAATGGGTGCTGGCGATCGGTTCGCCCTTCGGCCTCGAGCACACGGCCACGCAGGGGATCGTCAGCGCGCTCAACCGCAATCTGCCCAATGACACCTATACGCCCTTTATCCAGACCGATGTGGCGGTCAACCCCGGCAACTCGGGCGGTCCGCTGTTCAACGGCGAGGGCGAGGTGATCGGCATCAACTCGCAGATCTTCAGCCGTTCAGGTGGTTACATGGGCCTTTCTTTCGCCGTGCCGATCAACACGGCGATGGACGTCGTCGAGCAGTTGAAGGAGCACGGTCGGGTCGAGCGTGGCTATCTCGGCGTGAATATCCAGCCCATCGATCGCGGCCTCGCCGAGTCGTTCAGCCTCGACAAGCCGATCGGGGCGCTGGTCTCCGAGACCGTTCCGGATAGCCCCGCCGCCCGGGCCGGTCTGAAGGCCGGCGACGTGATCCTCGAGTTCGACGGTCAGGAGGTCGCGGAGGCGGCCGACCTGCCGCCGATGGTCGGGCGGACCCCCGCGGGCGAAACGGTCGAGGTGGTCGTCCTGCGTGACGGCGAGCGTAAGACCATCGAGGTCGAACTCGGCGAACTGTCGGAGTACGACGAGGACGCTGAACCGTCCGGTAACGACGGCGACGGTGCGGAAGAATCGTCACTCAATGTCGCCGTGCGCGAACTGACCCAGGAGGAGCGCCAGGAACTCGGCCTGCGCGGCCGCGGTCTGCTGGTGCAGCGCGTCGGCGCCGGTCCGATCGCCGAGGCCGGCATCCGGCCGGGCGACATCCTGCTGCGGCTGGGACGCGAGGAACTGACCAGCGTCGAGCAGCTCAAGGAGACGGTCAAGTCGCTGCCCCGCGACCAGCCCGTCGCGGTGCAGATCCGCCGCGGCGATAACACGCTTTTCGTGTCGCTGACGCTGCCGACGAAGGATTGA
- a CDS encoding sensor histidine kinase translates to MQIRPLLKSATFRLAALYTLLFTVSVVGLLGFVHYATAGYLSRQTDAAIATEVAELANRYRNGGTGALAREISNKSAANIGGQSVYLLTDNEMNPIAGNISRWPDPIAPDASGWLEFQLDSGTSAAYPVRARAFTLGNGLHLLVGRNVVAQRSFQRLIAGASAWGLGIAVALAIGGGFITSRMLARRLQRINQTAHEVMAGELQQRVPIRGADDAFDRLSLNLNRMLDQIQDLMDGVRQVSDNIAHDLRTPLTRLRWRLERLQAGDDPDGTLLDQAIADADSLLTTFHALLRIAEVESGSRRRFGRIDLSDLISDVGELYEPVAAAHEQELAVEPGDHIRTLGDRDLLFQALTNLVDNAVKYAPSGGRIELAARDTEAGPELVVADSGPGVPAEERENVLERFVRLETHRRSPGSGLGLSLVAAVAKLHSGDLLLEDNEPGLRVRMTLRTEDPA, encoded by the coding sequence ATGCAGATCAGACCGCTACTCAAGAGCGCCACCTTCCGGCTGGCGGCACTGTATACGCTGCTGTTTACGGTATCGGTCGTCGGTCTGCTGGGATTCGTGCACTACGCGACCGCCGGCTACCTGTCGCGGCAAACGGACGCGGCGATCGCCACGGAAGTGGCGGAACTCGCCAACCGCTACCGCAACGGCGGCACCGGCGCGCTGGCGCGCGAGATCAGCAACAAGTCGGCAGCCAACATCGGCGGCCAGTCGGTGTACCTGTTGACCGACAACGAAATGAACCCGATCGCCGGGAACATCAGCCGCTGGCCGGACCCGATTGCGCCGGATGCCTCCGGCTGGCTCGAATTCCAGCTCGATTCCGGCACCAGCGCCGCCTACCCGGTCCGCGCGCGCGCCTTCACGCTCGGCAATGGACTGCACCTGCTGGTGGGCCGCAATGTCGTCGCGCAGCGCTCTTTCCAGCGCCTGATCGCGGGCGCCTCCGCGTGGGGACTCGGCATCGCCGTGGCGCTGGCGATCGGCGGCGGCTTCATCACCAGCCGGATGCTCGCGCGGCGGCTGCAGCGGATCAACCAAACCGCGCACGAAGTGATGGCCGGCGAGCTCCAGCAGCGGGTGCCGATCCGCGGCGCGGACGACGCCTTCGATCGGCTCAGCCTGAACCTGAACCGCATGCTGGACCAGATCCAGGATCTGATGGACGGCGTGCGACAGGTCTCGGACAACATTGCGCATGACCTGCGCACGCCGCTCACGCGGCTACGCTGGCGCCTGGAGCGCCTGCAGGCGGGCGACGACCCCGATGGCACCCTGCTGGATCAGGCGATCGCTGATGCGGACAGCCTGCTGACCACCTTCCACGCGCTGCTGCGGATCGCCGAGGTCGAGTCCGGTAGCCGCCGGCGCTTCGGCCGCATCGACCTGAGCGATCTGATCAGCGATGTCGGCGAACTCTACGAACCCGTCGCGGCCGCGCATGAGCAGGAGCTCGCGGTCGAGCCTGGCGATCACATCCGGACTCTGGGGGACCGTGACCTGCTGTTCCAGGCGCTGACCAACCTGGTCGACAACGCCGTGAAATATGCCCCCTCGGGCGGTCGCATCGAACTCGCAGCCCGGGATACCGAAGCGGGACCGGAACTCGTGGTGGCCGACAGCGGGCCGGGCGTGCCGGCGGAGGAGCGCGAAAACGTGCTGGAACGCTTCGTGCGCCTGGAGACGCACCGCCGCTCACCGGGCAGTGGCCTCGGGCTCAGCCTCGTGGCGGCTGTCGCCAAGCTGCACAGCGGCGATCTGCTGCTAGAGGACAATGAGCCGGGACTGCGGGTGCGGATGACGCTGCGAACGGAAGATCCCGCCTGA
- a CDS encoding SRPBCC family protein, whose translation MVQAQVSREIERPLTTVFEFVAVEFFDNYPRWSPEVRELEPLDGNAVQAGMRARQVRMDRGRRSETVFRVTKMEPYRRVRFEGVDRPAFVIEYVFEPLGPARCRLDFTFELQRLEMYMRPFERLIRKAVHEGSENAVTNIKQLIERER comes from the coding sequence ATGGTGCAGGCGCAGGTCAGCAGGGAGATTGAACGGCCGCTCACGACCGTCTTCGAGTTCGTCGCCGTCGAGTTCTTCGACAACTATCCGCGCTGGTCGCCCGAGGTGCGCGAGCTTGAACCACTCGACGGCAACGCGGTACAAGCGGGCATGCGGGCGCGACAGGTCCGCATGGACCGCGGCCGGCGCAGCGAAACCGTGTTCCGCGTCACGAAAATGGAACCGTATCGGCGTGTCCGCTTCGAGGGCGTCGACCGGCCGGCCTTCGTCATCGAGTACGTGTTCGAGCCGCTGGGGCCCGCGCGCTGCCGCCTCGACTTCACCTTCGAGCTGCAGCGGCTGGAGATGTACATGCGGCCATTCGAGCGCCTGATCCGCAAGGCTGTCCATGAGGGCAGCGAAAACGCGGTCACCAATATCAAACAGCTGATCGAGCGCGAGCGCTGA
- a CDS encoding NUDIX hydrolase — MPRTVESAVLVPLFAGPDGALRLLLIRRVDRGAHAGQIALPGGKREPGDATLAATAIRETVEETGTAAEGITLLESLPPVHTFTTGFRIHPFLARIERPAYWRPEPGEVEDIIELPVADLLRPEARRHERITAPGLPDRGEWPCLRVGPIRIWGATWRILEPLLPRLADPPWSS, encoded by the coding sequence ATGCCCCGCACCGTCGAATCCGCCGTGCTCGTACCGCTGTTCGCCGGCCCGGACGGGGCACTGCGACTCTTGCTGATCCGGCGCGTCGACCGTGGCGCTCACGCCGGTCAGATTGCGCTGCCGGGCGGCAAGCGGGAACCGGGTGACGCCACGCTGGCGGCGACAGCCATCCGCGAGACGGTCGAGGAAACGGGGACTGCGGCCGAGGGCATCACGCTGCTGGAATCCCTGCCGCCGGTCCACACATTCACGACCGGCTTCCGTATCCATCCGTTTCTCGCCCGCATCGAACGCCCCGCGTACTGGCGGCCGGAACCCGGCGAGGTGGAAGACATCATCGAACTGCCGGTGGCCGATCTGCTGCGCCCCGAAGCGCGGCGCCACGAACGTATCACCGCCCCCGGACTCCCCGACCGCGGCGAATGGCCGTGTCTGCGTGTGGGGCCGATCCGGATCTGGGGCGCGACGTGGCGGATTCTGGAACCACTGCTGCCAAGGCTCGCGGACCCGCCGTGGTCGTCGTAA
- a CDS encoding response regulator transcription factor: MRILVIEDEAEVAAYLSKGLREHGYTVEQASDGKDGLFLALYEEFDAMIVDRMLPNVDGLSIIRSVRQANISTPVLILSALGQVDDRVAGLREGSDDYLVKPFSFSELIARLEALLRRPSPAGSQTRLVVGELEMDLLGRTVHRGQDTIELKPREFSLLEYLMRHAGQVVTRTMLLEHVWDYHFDPQTNVIDVHISRLRQKIDRGYEHEMLQTVRGAGYTLRAPD; encoded by the coding sequence ATGCGCATTCTGGTAATTGAAGACGAGGCGGAGGTCGCAGCGTACCTCTCCAAGGGGCTGCGCGAACACGGCTACACGGTCGAACAGGCCAGCGATGGCAAGGACGGCCTGTTTCTCGCGCTCTACGAAGAGTTCGACGCGATGATCGTCGATCGCATGCTGCCCAATGTCGATGGCCTGTCGATCATCCGCTCGGTCCGCCAGGCCAATATCTCGACCCCCGTACTCATCCTGTCGGCGCTCGGGCAGGTTGACGATCGCGTCGCCGGCCTGCGCGAAGGCAGCGACGACTATCTCGTCAAACCGTTTTCCTTCTCCGAACTGATCGCCCGGCTCGAGGCCCTGCTGCGCCGCCCGTCCCCGGCCGGCAGCCAGACCCGCCTGGTCGTGGGCGAGCTCGAGATGGACCTGCTGGGCCGGACCGTGCATCGTGGCCAGGACACGATCGAACTCAAGCCACGCGAATTCTCGTTGCTGGAGTACCTGATGCGTCACGCCGGTCAGGTCGTCACCCGGACCATGCTGCTGGAACACGTCTGGGACTACCACTTCGATCCACAGACGAACGTGATCGACGTCCATATCAGCCGTCTGCGCCAGAAGATCGACCGCGGATACGAGCACGAAATGCTGCAGACCGTGCGCGGCGCGGGTTACACCCTGCGGGCCCCTGATTAG
- a CDS encoding DUF4168 domain-containing protein: MNNVTRLNSAIALALLLAFAPATMVSAADSEGSAQSGNASGQSDAAASNEPVTEADLEKFAAAYGQLQTVRAEYGQKMQQAEDKSKQQQLRKEGQQAMVSAIRDEGLEIAEYRRIGKKLNNDKELRSKLQSMMQEKRDNSG, translated from the coding sequence ATGAACAACGTGACTCGGCTCAACAGCGCCATCGCACTCGCGCTCCTGCTGGCGTTCGCGCCCGCGACCATGGTCAGCGCGGCCGACAGCGAGGGCTCCGCCCAGTCCGGAAACGCCAGTGGCCAGTCCGATGCCGCCGCCTCGAACGAGCCCGTGACGGAGGCGGATCTCGAGAAGTTCGCGGCCGCCTATGGCCAGCTGCAGACCGTTCGCGCCGAATACGGCCAGAAGATGCAGCAGGCGGAAGACAAGTCGAAGCAGCAGCAGCTGCGCAAGGAAGGGCAACAGGCAATGGTCAGCGCGATCCGCGACGAGGGCCTCGAGATCGCCGAGTACCGTCGGATCGGCAAGAAGCTGAACAACGACAAGGAACTGCGCTCGAAACTGCAGAGCATGATGCAGGAGAAGCGCGACAACTCCGGCTGA
- the ppc gene encoding phosphoenolpyruvate carboxylase, producing MVAAPDSRDQQAAAPEDAPLRKDVRQLGNLVGEIIHEQLGAAFFENVEAVRRAAIRRRRGEADAADDLRQRLHTLSAADAGELVRAFATLFQVVNLAEEVHRIRRLRERQVRGESPEIEGLQQAFEDLRAAGFDREGLQKLLDDVLIEPVFTAHPTEATRRTILEKQQRIIRALTDRLDPSMTPAEDRVALNVVRSEVTSAFQTEEHPSLRPSVADELEHVLFYLTDIIYRIVPPFFEEVENALEHVFGDDAEQIELPTLLRFASWVGGDMDGNPNVDAETLRNALHQQRTSILARYRSEFTQLARRLSQSTSRIGVDAAVTDRVADYMERFPAAAKRIPPRHRNMPYRELCHLMSARLQATVNDEDNGYATPDEFIGDVRAMADSLRNNRGEHAGMFSVQRLLRRAETFGFHLATVDVRQDARVHRAVMGRCLGDEQWAERDAAERTAVLERALAEGRDPEPVTDEQSTKTFDVFRAMAELRERYGPRAIGCYIISMTQGRDDLLTLLLLARWAGLTTRDGRVDLDVAPLFETVGDLEAGPEIMEQMLADPNYRDHLAARGDRQVVMVGYSDSSKDGGLVASRWALQCAQTDLVDVADRFGVDLTFFHGRGGTTSRGGGRIHRAIRSAPRGSVRGRLRVTEQGEVIHTKYGVRSTAMRTLETSLAPVLQATGAPRPLDSREEEWTRMMTEIARASRAAYRGLVYEDERFLEYFRHATPIDVIERMAIGSRPSARKADQRIENLRAIPWVFAWTQSRQVLPGWFGLGSGLQAAIDRWGEDAVAEMLSDWPFLANVVNDTEMVLAKVDLGIGAWYAELAPENSRAVFDEIQSEYNRSVDLILRLKGNSHLLDDEPALKRSIGLRNPYMDPMSLVQVDLLARWRAAGREDDALFRSLLSTVNGIAHGLQQSG from the coding sequence GTGGTAGCCGCACCCGATTCGCGTGACCAACAGGCCGCCGCACCCGAGGACGCGCCCCTGCGCAAGGATGTCCGTCAGTTGGGCAACCTCGTTGGCGAGATCATCCACGAACAGTTGGGTGCCGCGTTCTTCGAGAACGTCGAGGCGGTCCGCCGCGCTGCCATCCGTCGCCGCCGCGGCGAAGCCGACGCGGCGGACGATCTGCGCCAGCGCCTGCACACCCTGTCGGCGGCGGACGCCGGTGAGCTGGTGCGGGCCTTCGCGACCCTCTTCCAGGTCGTCAACCTGGCCGAAGAGGTCCATCGTATCCGGCGCCTGCGGGAGCGCCAGGTCCGGGGCGAGTCACCGGAGATCGAGGGGCTGCAGCAGGCCTTCGAGGATCTGCGCGCCGCCGGCTTCGACCGCGAAGGGCTGCAGAAACTGCTCGATGACGTGCTGATTGAGCCGGTCTTCACGGCGCACCCGACCGAGGCGACGCGCCGGACGATCCTGGAGAAACAGCAGCGCATCATCCGGGCCCTGACCGATCGCCTCGATCCGTCGATGACGCCGGCGGAAGATCGGGTGGCGCTCAATGTCGTGCGCTCCGAAGTCACCTCGGCCTTCCAGACCGAGGAACACCCCAGCCTGCGCCCGAGCGTCGCGGACGAGCTCGAGCATGTGCTGTTCTACCTCACGGATATCATCTACCGCATCGTGCCGCCCTTCTTCGAAGAGGTGGAGAACGCGCTGGAGCATGTGTTCGGCGACGACGCCGAGCAGATCGAACTGCCGACCCTGCTGCGGTTCGCCTCCTGGGTCGGCGGCGACATGGACGGTAACCCCAACGTCGATGCCGAGACCCTGCGCAACGCCCTGCATCAGCAGCGCACCAGCATCCTCGCGCGCTACCGCAGCGAGTTCACGCAGCTGGCCCGGCGCCTGTCGCAGTCGACCTCGCGGATCGGGGTGGATGCCGCCGTCACCGACCGGGTCGCGGATTACATGGAGCGCTTCCCCGCGGCGGCGAAACGGATCCCGCCGCGCCATCGCAACATGCCCTACCGCGAACTCTGTCACCTGATGTCGGCGCGCCTGCAGGCCACCGTCAATGACGAGGACAACGGCTATGCCACGCCGGACGAGTTCATTGGCGATGTCCGCGCGATGGCCGACAGCCTGCGCAACAACCGCGGCGAGCATGCCGGCATGTTCAGCGTGCAGCGCCTCCTGCGTCGCGCCGAGACCTTTGGGTTCCATCTGGCGACGGTCGATGTCCGCCAGGACGCGCGCGTGCACCGCGCGGTCATGGGCCGCTGTCTCGGCGACGAGCAGTGGGCGGAACGCGACGCCGCTGAGCGCACGGCCGTGCTCGAGCGTGCGCTGGCCGAGGGCCGCGATCCGGAGCCGGTGACCGACGAACAGAGCACGAAGACGTTCGACGTCTTCCGTGCCATGGCCGAACTGCGCGAACGCTACGGCCCGCGGGCGATCGGCTGTTACATCATCAGCATGACCCAGGGGCGGGATGATCTGCTGACGCTGCTGCTGCTCGCGCGCTGGGCCGGATTGACCACGCGGGATGGCCGTGTCGATCTCGATGTCGCCCCGCTGTTCGAGACGGTCGGCGATCTCGAGGCCGGGCCGGAGATCATGGAGCAGATGCTCGCCGACCCGAATTACCGCGACCATCTGGCCGCGCGTGGTGACCGCCAGGTCGTCATGGTCGGTTACTCCGATTCCAGCAAGGACGGCGGCCTGGTCGCCTCGCGCTGGGCGCTGCAGTGCGCGCAGACCGATCTCGTCGATGTGGCCGACCGGTTTGGTGTTGACCTGACGTTTTTCCACGGCCGCGGCGGGACCACCAGCCGCGGCGGCGGACGCATCCACCGGGCGATCCGCTCGGCGCCGCGCGGTTCCGTGCGCGGGCGCCTGCGTGTGACTGAGCAGGGCGAGGTCATCCACACCAAGTACGGCGTGCGCTCGACCGCCATGCGGACCCTGGAGACCAGCCTCGCGCCGGTGCTCCAGGCGACCGGGGCACCGCGCCCGCTCGATTCGCGCGAGGAGGAGTGGACGCGCATGATGACCGAGATCGCCCGCGCCAGTCGCGCGGCCTACCGCGGTCTGGTCTACGAGGACGAGCGCTTCCTCGAGTACTTCCGCCACGCCACGCCCATCGACGTGATCGAGCGCATGGCGATCGGCTCGCGGCCATCGGCGCGCAAGGCCGATCAGCGCATCGAGAACCTCCGGGCCATCCCTTGGGTGTTCGCCTGGACCCAGAGCCGCCAGGTCCTGCCGGGCTGGTTCGGCCTCGGCTCCGGCCTGCAGGCCGCAATCGACCGTTGGGGCGAGGATGCGGTCGCGGAGATGCTCTCGGACTGGCCGTTCCTGGCGAACGTGGTCAACGACACCGAGATGGTGCTGGCCAAGGTCGATCTGGGCATCGGCGCCTGGTATGCGGAACTCGCGCCGGAGAACAGCCGGGCGGTGTTCGACGAGATCCAGTCCGAGTACAACCGGAGCGTCGACCTCATCCTGCGCCTGAAGGGCAACAGCCATCTACTCGACGACGAGCCGGCGCTGAAGCGCTCGATCGGCCTGCGCAATCCGTACATGGACCCGATGAGCCTGGTCCAGGTCGACCTGCTCGCGCGCTGGCGCGCCGCCGGACGCGAGGACGACGCACTCTTCCGTTCCCTGCTGTCGACGGTCAACGGCATTGCCCACGGGCTGCAGCAGTCAGGGTGA
- the ampD gene encoding 1,6-anhydro-N-acetylmuramyl-L-alanine amidase AmpD, whose amino-acid sequence MHVDPATGLLDAARQCPSPNRDVRPDSRDLTLAVIHGISLPPGEFGGDAIDRLFTNTLDPDAHPYFREIADLRVSAHMLIRRDGELVQYVPFHERAWHAGRSCWGTREACNDFAIGIELEGTDHLAYEAVQYERLAGVVTALATAYPRFDPRCLAGHCDVAPGRKTDPGPAFDWRRLDRLLGAEGRIAGSSAG is encoded by the coding sequence ATGCACGTCGATCCCGCTACCGGGCTGCTCGATGCGGCCCGTCAATGCCCCTCGCCGAACCGCGATGTCCGGCCCGATTCGCGGGACCTGACGCTGGCGGTCATCCATGGCATCAGCCTGCCGCCGGGGGAATTCGGGGGCGACGCGATCGATCGCCTGTTCACCAATACGCTGGATCCCGATGCGCATCCGTATTTCCGGGAGATCGCCGACCTTCGGGTCTCCGCGCATATGCTGATCCGCCGCGATGGCGAGTTGGTGCAGTATGTGCCGTTCCACGAGCGCGCCTGGCATGCCGGGCGCTCCTGCTGGGGCACGCGGGAGGCCTGCAATGATTTTGCGATCGGGATTGAACTGGAGGGCACGGATCACCTGGCGTACGAGGCAGTGCAATACGAGCGTCTGGCGGGAGTTGTGACCGCGCTCGCCACCGCTTATCCTCGATTCGATCCACGGTGTCTCGCGGGACACTGCGACGTGGCGCCGGGGCGCAAGACGGATCCCGGCCCGGCCTTCGACTGGCGTCGTCTTGATCGGCTGCTGGGAGCCGAAGGGCGCATTGCGGGGAGTTCTGCGGGATGA
- the ampE gene encoding regulatory signaling modulator protein AmpE: MTLITVLIGLFIDRITEMHRESRASRWFGPVAETIATRLPADRSGVLAALVVVVPPAVLMLAVQWAVGGWLYGLVGIALGVAVLLLTLGPLDVSDVLEDYIEARRADDTERSNWFYERFTGDHVPDTVQEEGRCMVEAVLVRAHDHVFATVFWFCLLGPAGAVLYRMAAEAALQPAPGIVARPALHRALRHVLGVLGWIPAHLMAFGYAMTGSFEHALGRMRATTAAASDLLTANQWLLINTGTGALRGDDELERNAPGSDGERRSQHPAAAADGARRLALRTGVLWLAALALLTLAGWFS; encoded by the coding sequence ATGACGCTGATTACCGTCCTCATAGGTCTGTTTATCGACCGGATCACGGAGATGCACCGGGAAAGCCGGGCGTCCCGGTGGTTCGGCCCGGTAGCGGAGACCATTGCCACGCGCCTGCCGGCGGATCGGTCCGGCGTGCTCGCCGCGCTTGTGGTCGTCGTACCGCCGGCGGTGCTGATGCTCGCGGTGCAATGGGCCGTGGGCGGCTGGCTCTATGGCCTCGTCGGTATCGCGCTTGGCGTGGCGGTGCTGCTGTTGACGCTGGGGCCGCTCGATGTCTCGGACGTGCTGGAGGACTATATCGAGGCCCGGCGCGCGGACGATACCGAGCGCAGTAACTGGTTCTACGAGCGTTTCACCGGCGACCACGTGCCGGATACCGTGCAGGAGGAGGGGCGCTGCATGGTCGAGGCGGTGCTGGTGCGTGCGCACGACCACGTTTTCGCCACGGTGTTCTGGTTCTGCCTGCTGGGGCCGGCCGGTGCGGTGCTCTACCGGATGGCCGCCGAGGCGGCGCTGCAGCCGGCGCCGGGCATCGTGGCCCGGCCCGCGCTCCATCGTGCGTTGCGCCACGTGCTTGGCGTTCTGGGCTGGATCCCCGCGCACCTGATGGCGTTCGGTTACGCGATGACGGGCAGTTTCGAGCACGCGCTCGGGCGCATGCGTGCGACCACGGCGGCGGCCTCCGATCTGCTGACGGCCAACCAGTGGTTGCTGATCAACACCGGCACCGGCGCGCTGCGTGGGGACGATGAACTCGAGCGGAATGCGCCCGGCAGCGATGGCGAGCGGCGTTCCCAGCACCCGGCGGCAGCTGCCGACGGGGCGCGCCGGCTGGCCTTGCGCACCGGCGTGCTGTGGCTCGCCGCGCTCGCCCTGCTGACCCTCGCCGGGTGGTTCAGCTGA
- a CDS encoding ABC-ATPase domain-containing protein, translating to MDPKQLQQTLERIDGRGYKAYHDIAGVHEFPRFTLSVDHVQADPFAAPSRVRAFVPWARAAIPASARDGKARERAARDFIARSFRAAAASIEEIGIDAGAQSVLERTACLFTEHGVELRFRVQLPANGRRIRGKRARDLLCRYLPDCVRAAAEYECLDGDRLEGHCATVEDQCALRDQLADNGLVAFVGEGAMLPRRSGIDDRPLKDGIAFAAPAERQVTLRVPNAGPVTGMGIPRGITLIVGGGFHGKSTLLTALELGVYDHIPGDGRERVVADPAAVKIRAEDGRPVAGADLSPFIKNLPYGKSTTAFSTELASGSTSQAAALQEALEAGANTLLVDEDTSATNFMIRDERMQALVAKDHEPITPFVDRIRQLRDELGVSTLLVMGGSGDYFDCADTVIEMNAYRPYDVTTRAHAIAAEHVTGRREEHAGPLARPATRRLDPGSVSAETRNGKRKMQARGRDTLVFGRGDIDLRAVEQIVDPSQVRTIGLLLAQLGDESHRVDDPPAWIADRLLAGWERISRHPDGDLALPRTAEVVAALSRLRGARLEQPGDPEH from the coding sequence ATGGACCCGAAACAGCTGCAGCAGACACTCGAGCGGATCGATGGCCGTGGTTACAAGGCGTACCACGATATCGCGGGCGTGCACGAGTTCCCGCGCTTCACGCTGTCCGTCGATCATGTTCAGGCGGACCCGTTCGCCGCCCCGTCACGGGTGCGGGCGTTCGTGCCCTGGGCCCGCGCCGCCATTCCGGCCAGCGCTCGGGACGGCAAGGCCCGCGAACGCGCCGCGCGCGACTTCATCGCCCGGAGTTTCCGGGCAGCGGCGGCGTCGATCGAGGAGATCGGGATCGACGCCGGCGCCCAGAGCGTGCTCGAGCGCACCGCCTGCCTGTTCACCGAGCACGGCGTCGAGCTGCGTTTCCGCGTGCAGTTGCCGGCCAACGGCCGGCGTATCCGCGGCAAACGCGCCCGCGATCTGCTCTGCCGATACCTCCCTGACTGCGTGCGCGCCGCGGCCGAATACGAATGCCTCGACGGCGACCGGCTGGAAGGGCATTGCGCGACCGTCGAGGACCAGTGCGCGCTGCGCGACCAGCTGGCCGACAACGGGCTGGTCGCTTTCGTCGGCGAGGGCGCGATGCTTCCGCGCCGAAGCGGGATCGACGATCGCCCCCTGAAGGACGGGATCGCCTTTGCGGCACCAGCCGAACGGCAAGTCACGCTGCGGGTGCCGAACGCCGGCCCGGTCACCGGCATGGGCATCCCCCGCGGGATTACACTGATCGTGGGTGGCGGCTTCCATGGCAAGTCCACCCTGCTCACGGCGCTCGAACTCGGCGTGTACGACCATATCCCCGGCGACGGCCGCGAGCGCGTCGTGGCCGACCCGGCCGCGGTCAAGATCCGGGCCGAGGATGGCCGCCCGGTCGCCGGCGCCGACCTGTCGCCGTTCATCAAAAATCTGCCCTACGGCAAGTCGACCACGGCGTTCAGCACGGAGCTCGCCTCCGGATCCACGAGCCAGGCGGCGGCACTGCAGGAGGCGCTCGAGGCCGGCGCCAACACGCTGCTGGTCGACGAGGACACCTCCGCGACCAATTTCATGATCCGCGATGAGCGCATGCAGGCGCTCGTGGCCAAGGACCACGAACCGATCACCCCGTTTGTCGATCGGATCCGCCAGCTGCGCGACGAGCTGGGCGTATCGACCCTGCTGGTCATGGGCGGCTCGGGGGATTATTTCGACTGCGCCGACACCGTGATCGAGATGAACGCGTACCGGCCGTACGATGTCACGACGCGCGCCCACGCGATCGCCGCCGAACACGTGACCGGCCGGCGCGAGGAGCATGCCGGTCCGCTGGCCCGGCCGGCGACCCGCCGACTGGATCCGGGCTCCGTGAGCGCGGAAACGCGCAACGGCAAGCGGAAAATGCAGGCACGCGGACGCGATACGCTGGTCTTCGGCCGCGGCGATATCGATCTGCGCGCCGTCGAACAGATCGTCGACCCCTCGCAGGTACGCACGATCGGCCTGCTGCTGGCACAGCTGGGGGACGAATCCCACCGCGTCGATGACCCGCCTGCGTGGATCGCCGACCGACTCCTCGCGGGCTGGGAACGCATATCGAGGCATCCGGATGGCGACCTCGCGCTGCCCCGGACCGCCGAGGTGGTGGCCGCGCTCAGCCGCCTGCGCGGCGCACGCCTCGAACAGCCGGGCGACCCGGAGCACTGA